gatggaaacatagctattacctacatttcagtcacacaaagaacaaagtcacatatgagaatggcttgtccttttttaataaataatttgcttaaattcactgaccttcgacagggccatgtactgtaactagattaattggATTATTACTTGTTCTAATAACTattgttctgcttacattctaaatgtcatatcaacctctattacttgatcaataaaaaaggcagacacacacaaaggcacttttaaatctattaaaacatgtataaaagtgggaacgtctgtaaaaaaattataaacgtcacacataacattcattcattcatttatttatttgtcgtcttagtacctttattaagccggggtcgccacagcggaatggtccgccaacttatccagcatttgttttatgcagcggatgcccttccagccgcaacccatctctgggaagcatccacacacactcatacactacgaacaatttagcctacccaattcattgtaccacatgtcattggactgtgggggaaaccggagcacccggaggaaacccacgcgaatgcagggagaacatacaaactccacacagaaacgccaactgacccagccgaggctcgaaccagtgcccttcttgctgtgaggcgacagcactacctactgcaccactgcgtcgcccaaagttttttatacttaaatattttaatactttaaatgtaaaaatacgcattaacttgagcagctgttttcccacactgtctctgtttccctgatgcagtggtgttgctttttaaaatatatggtcatatttgctataactctgcacgagcacatcaagttcagctggagaaagaaatgctgatctcttttttaagATGCCAgtgactcgtaatatctgcgctccattgataatgccttttatagttgcggtgtgcacgcttaactctgagttggtctactcaaagttgattgacttAATTCAGATctgctattctgaaaccgaaaactcacAGTTTTAATCTCTcagtaaatcaactcagagttcatttttaaactccgagttggttaaacctccttactgaaacaggcccctggtgTCCACACTACTCTGGCATTTTAGACTTGCATAATTGGTGCATTTTGAAAACGCTAAAGACCCCAGATTAGTTTGGAAGTGCTAGTGTTGTGTTTCAGTACACAGAAAACAGAGGTACAACTATCTACAACAGCTCTATGATTGGTCTTCTGGAATATTGTGTACATTCCTTAATTTGTCAAGTACCTTTCATATGACCATTATACAACAGGTAAAAGGCAAGTACGAATGCTAGCaaatatgagtgtgaatggacaCGTATTATGCATTTTAGGGTGTATAAGAGGGAGACACCCTTTTTTCTGGACAGGAAGTGTTCTAGTGTAAACACAGCCTAAGGGCTTAGTTGGACAGTACTATGTTTTCAAGACggaatttaaaatttttatatatttctttaactgatataataataatgttaataccCTAACCAAGTGAAGTACTAAAGTCGGTACCTTAATACAATGTCAATCACCAAAAAACATAGCTGTTAAAGAGAAAGCACATGTCAAGTGAAGTATGTTTTCCACATGTGATGTAATATACAGAGCCTGCACATCAGGcacaaaaatacagaataaataaaagctaatttaTTACAGTTAGCTGTAAACAAATGTCAATTTGTTTACAGCTAACTGGTTCCATTTAGGTTTGTTGAACTCTTGTCTAGAATAAAGCCTGAAGCCATTCTGTGAGTATCAAACCTAAAAAATCAATGATGGCTGCAACAGATGCAGTGATATCcccttgttaagtcatgacgtatggaatactgtttctagTCCGAGTTTTCTGAGATTTCTGTTTTCTGAGTCCAAGCCGCAACTCATTTGAgttggaaaaatatttgtttatgacattaaaatgtatttaatataaaatcatggtgtacacaacagtatatatatatatatatatatatatatatatatatatatatatatatatatatatatatatatatatatatatatatatatatatatatattgcgattgtgattttcgaaaattttacatcgctttgtaaatgtttattattatcatttgttaaGTCTCACCATACAGTCTGATAGAGCGTGTGGACTCAGATGCCGCTtcgcatgacgtcacacttaacaagcggactACGCTGCGCTGttactattttcaggtgctgcataacATTATCATATCATTGTGcatgctgcagccatggtactgcaGAAAactttcttgattattacgccagaatgagaatatagttcTAGTTATATAAGCCTAGAATATAGCAACATCAGTCTTAGTatacgatgtaactacagagagtcaagctttaaatagcaaaatgatcaaaactcttaaaaacaacaacaaaaaaatttatgctaatggtctaatccaattcaatgaattatgctaagctaagctaaaggtgctcctgccagaccgtacactataaaaaattatatgatcaaatagtcctgacagcatatgttttaggtcattgtaacttattaaactaagtgtAAGATTGACTGAATggtttcaaaaatggtaaaaaccaACTGCATAACTCTTGGAAAGTTGTCAAAAAACTGATTTCCTaataaaagtggagtgtttctttaagttTCATgggtatatataaaaaaaaaaaactttgcatgAGCTGGCTGGTACGGACCCTATGACAACATTCTGTATGTCCAAAatatttacatgcattgacccagagactattTAGAAGcgtgtcactgatgagaagatgacgaatgtttactgtatgatgaccaaaatggccttaaacacccagcaggtacaagacgtcaacatgacgttagattgacgttgaaaaataaacatttaaatttagatttcaagCAGACTTTAAATAGCAACTAATTGGTAGAGGATGGCTGTCTTCAGAATTTCATTCCATCAAACGTGTGTCCTTGAAATGGTAAGACTTTCCATCACTTACTTTTTGTATTAGAATGTGTTGCCTTTCTATTGTGAAGAAAACCCAGCAGTGTCACAGCATCACTCTGGAGCTCAGCCTGACTgcctgaatatgtgtgtgtgttttttcctcGTCTGACCCAGTTTCTGAGCTTGAGCTGCTGCCACTGGTGCTGGGGGAGGTCCTTTCACATCCTGCTCATGCTGAACAGGCCGATCCATCCCCAGAGTCGATCTGCCTCTCCGGCATGCACATATCACACTATTAACAGCTGTCATTTCACAAATATAACAGTTTAAGCAACATTCCGGGAATATACTGCTTGAGGGCAAAGCTGTAGGTTTGTAATGTTGACGGTGAGATTCAAACCTGCAAGTGACAGGGTTTGGTGTTGCATATATATTCGCTGTTGGTGTTGTTGAACTAAAATACTGTAAAAGTTCATTACCAAATGCATAATAAAGTGATCTTACACAGTGTAAGATCTGTCTAGAGGACAGAATTATTTATCCTGTGATTCAGTCCGTATCTGTGTGATGTGCTGGGTTGCAGAGAAATGGATTGAGACCAATTCTGCGGCGCTTGGGAAAATCCGGCATGGATCTGCTGTTATCTGAGATGGgtagatgttttaaaaaattagaaatgtgaaaaaaattcaTGAATACTGTTGAAAGATAAGCAATcctgaaagaaaaaaatggacTTTAAATGCATAGTttatcaaaaaatgtaaattaactaatcatttactctcctttgtgtgattttaaaccttgatgagtttctttcttctgtcgaacaaagaaggatatattttgaagaatgctggctgATGGAACTCAAtaatacacactcagaaataaatgtaTGAGATCTGTCACTGTGGCagaaccttttcaaaaggtacacattggTACCCAAAGGATATTGAAAttttcaaggaaattttcacagtatgtctaataatattttttcttttggagaaagtcttatttgttttatttcagctaaaataaaagcagtttttaatttttaaaagccatttttaggtaaaaattattagtccctttaagctgtcAATTTttccgataatctacagaacaaaccattgttatacaataacttgcctaattaccctatcctgactaattaacctaattaacctagttaagcctttacatgtcaatTTAAGctttagtgtcttgaaaaatattaaataaaatattatttacggtcatcatggcaaaaataaaataaatcagttattacaaatgagttattaaaacttttatgtttagaaatgtgttgaaaataatcttctctccgttaaacagaaattggggaaaaataaataggggggctaataattctgacttcaactgtacactgtaaaacccaacagttaactttatcaaatgaaatgagtgtagttaactcaaaatttactgaaagttaattctactcatttgaaaatagttttgaactcagcattgaaagtaatgagttaattaaatacctcattactatacaacttaaatggagtaagttcacagtactagtatagattagttttttaactcaaatggtttgtagcaatcgatttcctcaaatggtttgagttgccttaacttattgggttttacagtgtagctatttAAATAAACACCATTTTATTACTGTAATTGCAACTATTAAATTTTATATAGCCATAAATGACTTGAATTAATGGCAATAACCATGGTTTAATGGTTTTATTTAATGAAACCGCAGTGTAGGAAGCAATTAGTTAACCTTACTtaataaaaggtgagtaaacatgttgcttttaaaacaattagttgactttattttaaaaagtgaataaacctcTTGCCATACAATTAAATTAAGTCAACTGAAAGCCTATTAAAATGGGTttaatctctctcttttttttttaagtaaaataatgcTTTTTACTGTGCATTTACCAGGTAACATTCATCAGGGAACCTTATTTGATcaagacagaattttaatttttaaattccaTAAATATATTTGCACTTTATTCATGATTCTGTATTcataatttaataacattaaacatttcTGAAGAATATGTGTTAGGGCTAAGCCACATCAGATTCTGTTTCTGTGCTGCAGTTTCAGTGTAAAGGACACAATTTTGAGCCTGgatgataaaacattttaaatcttaTGCTGCGTGCAAACTGTGAATATGGGTATTCAACTACAGCAGCCTCCACATAATGGAATTTTTCTGGAGAATCCAGAAttaatcaaaactctaaattgaaTTATGAATGACAAATGTGATCTCTCcctaattagaaatacagtctagATTTGATgctcacttaaaattggagtcagattaaacaGAGCTGGAGACaaatttacagtgctcagcatatacaagtacacccctcacagtcTATCTTTCACATTCATATTTTAGTtcggaagctatacaatattatatttgtgcatatacattagtttagtcagtactgaagccaaatctggagctcatctgacaaaataacttacgataacagtccaaaaactagtacacccaaatctatgtaaaatataaaaaaatttaatgtaatttcattttcaaaatagggtgcattccattatgctgagcactgtaaatacattctcataaatatgactttcttttcagaattcttttcagaagcattAGAAAAAGCTTACATCCATTTAACCTTTGACCAAGGAggtggttcgagccccggctgggccaagaggtgtttgcctgttctccctgtgtttgtgtgggttttctcagggtgctctggtttctggTTTCAagcggtaattagttttttttgtaatttgaagcaaagatgatatactacatacatgaatacatataaatattcataaggtttttttaatctaaatattaaaaactttcaaggatttaatcCTTAATCctatgaaaagggtccataactTTGTGACTTTTCAGAACTAAGTTAAAGACTTATTCAGTCAGTAAATTTACTACAGCAGTTATAaacgatcattcattcattttccttcggcttagtcccttatctatcaggggtcaccacagcagaataaaccaccaactatatTTATAAACTAAAGAACAATTTTCTTAGTGTCGTCCTAACCCAAGGTAAACATAAGAATTCTCAATGCATCATGCAGTGATCTGTTAAATGAAACTCCTCCACAAGAGCGAGCGGCACATgagaaattttaattaaaaaataaaaataacattttttaaaacaaaaataaaccaatTTTGACGAGTTTATTACAAAATTGGGGCAAATAAAGCACACAATTGTGGTGTAGTGCTGCTTTGTTGAAGCGGCACCATAATATCTCTcctagttttaataaaaaactggAGGACCTCCccatatgattatttttttccactTTATGGGGAGTCCCTTATGTCCAAACACTGGTCCACAGTCACATGATTTCCGGCTATACAGTTTAATAGAGCTAAGATTGAAATGTGCAAATGAGAAATTCCAAAATTGTGAACCACAAGTGCCGTGTTTTCCAGCAGACTCTGCGCAGAGCGCTAGAGGAGATGCTTGATAATGCCATGCTGGAGCAAAGGGGCTCCGGCAGGGGTCTTAAATGGACATTTGTACACGCTCACATTTGCCTCTGTGGGAATGGTGAAGTTTGATAGTGGAAATAAACTTTCCAGCTTGCGAAAATGCGTTGTCTCCGGTCGCCTCAAAGCATTACCAGTTAAACGCATATTGGTGTTATTTGTCTTCGTCTCAAATGCACCAGTAATTGTTTTCACAGCTCGTGCCCAGCACACATTCACCCACTGACAGGACAGCGGTGGCGAACGCTCCATCCTCGTCCGCAAGCCCACATATATAGATCTAACAGCGTGAATGAGGAGAAAACTGTGATATGGGGCAGACGATGGTACAGCGCTACCTCAATGAATAATGTAGATGGGCATCAGCAGCGTGCGCCTATAGAGTCTGCGAAAACACAGACGCTGGAAGAACTATACCTACAGACTTTAATACTCATTTAAACGCGACTTCGAGTATGGAAACGGGTCTGGTCGCGAATCATCAagtgaaaaatgttggaagcggAGATCCCCCTCCTTCGCCTCATCATCGCACACCTCCACAGCAACAGTCGCGAGCATTCCATCAGCAGCCACAGCACCAGCAGCGAGCCGCGCACAACAACAACATCACCATCCACAATAGCAGCAGCAACCGCACAGATCCGCAGCATGGAGGAAAAGAAGACGCTCTGGAGGCGCAGGTCGATCGCCATCCGCGTTTGCTGAACACAGGCGACGAGGAGGATCGCTCGTCTAAAACCGGTGGGGATCGAATGGGCAGCAGGTACGAGCACTCCAACTTTGGACCAGCgagcaacaataacaacaacaacaacagcggcGGAGGCAGCGCGTCCCAAAGCGGGAGCAGCTCAGTTTCTGAGTTTAATAATTATTACGGGAATGGAAGAGGAGGGCCTTGCTTTGATCAACATGGCGGACAACAAAGCCCTAGGACGGCTTTAATACATCAGGCACCGGGCAACATGGATCAAGTGCAGAACTCCCACGAAGGGTACCATAATAATCCGTACAACCACTATCCCAACTACCGGCCGGGGTACGGCGGCGCTGGATACGGTATGATGAGCCCGTCGCGGCAGGGGAACATGATGGGCCCAGGTACCAATTCgcctactgctgctgctgctagcCATGGCAAGGCTGCTATGGCCTCGACCACCCCGGCTCCTGGTGCCAATGTTGGGGGCTTTCAGAGGTTTCCCGGACAAAACCAACAGCACCCTTCTGGAGCTACACCCACCCTGAACCAGCTCCTGACATCCCCGAGTCCGATGATGCGGGGATACGGTGGCGGCTATCAAGATTACAGCAACCAGCCGTCGCAGCAGCAGCAGTCCGGTATGGGTTTGGGCAAAGACATGAGCTCCCCGTACAGCCCAGCTGCCAGCCACAGCTGGGCGGCACAACAAAGAAACCACCCGGCAATGAGCCCCGGGAATAACGGCAACAGCAGAGCCCAGGTGAACACTTTAGCTttccgtatgtgtgtgtgtgttcaagttTCGCATGCAGGTCTAGCTGTGGCCTGATGCTGCCCATAATATCAGTTTAGAATGTActagtttgcattcattgaatgCACGTAATGTGCAAGAACAGTTAAATGACATGCCGATGTTGATTGGGCTTCAGGTTATTCCCCAGTCATGGGCTTGTCTGTGGATTGACAGGCAGCAGAACATGTCAAGTTCTGCCCAAGGTGACTGTGCTAACGGTGTTAGCATGAGTTAGCCTGCATCGAGACTTCATTTATGCTCAGAAAGATTCCTATTTCAACAACCGGATACGCTGTGCTGTCTATAGTCGTACACAGTAAAATAGTAAAGCATAATTACTATTAAATCGATGTCATGTTATTTAACAAATTATCGGCTGCGGTTCCGCTAAAGACCTCGATCGGTGCAGTTCAATGATGGAACATTCTAGCATTGCGTTGCTACTATGTGAAAACCTATTGCCAGCGCGTTTTATTAACTCGATTGAAGCGATTATGCTAATTAACGATTCTTTCCATATAAATATTAGTTTTCGTTTTTGACGTATGATTATCGGTTAGCACTGTCTGTCTGAAACCATGGGCTAGACGGCGTTTCAGAGCACAGGGCTATTGATTAGCATTGCTAGCTTGTATTAGCGCCATTGCGCCCGTCTGGCTTCACTTCATTATGCAGTAATTAATGTTTTCACATTCACCTCACACTCACTTGCTGCTATTTTTTAAGGTTATCTGTAGATGGTTTCCATATACGAAAAGCTTTTAATTTATAAGACATCATAAGGCGGGATGGTGACTAATGTTGTATTCCAAAACCTaggcagctcactaggttttgtgacagtattaaacaaatatttgtttaggTAGGTGACTCACTAGACTTCAGCATTCTGAAGCTAAAAATgctgtataatgtataatgtctTAACACCCTATCTTTGTTTTGAGTCAAATATGTAAACAAGCATAAGCAACTTCAATAGTTTATCACATACAACCTGGGATTATACATTCAAGCTATTCAGGTTACATGTTTTCAGGTTCGATTTTAGTGATAAATTGATTTCGCTGcttaaatgtttttatgcatatctAGAGGAAAAGCTGATGAATCTATTGGAATAGTTTagcataaattaatatttattcagttaaatgCTGTAGGCACTTTCTTTGTGAAACAATAAATGCTGGCAATGTTTGGTTTGCTTTAACTATTAATGGAGTCATTCAGTGCTTTAAAATCTTATATTTCGTATATTCCTAATCATATGTATTTTCTATTTTGAGTTATTCCATAATTCAAAATCTGTGTTGCCAAGTACTCAAGTGATTCTGATTTCCTCAAATAGTTTTTCCACAAGAGGTTAAAGCGGCCTGCTTTCAGTTCTTCAGTTCTGCATCTTATGCGATCAGATGCTGTTTGGCCGCAGGCGCTTCTCTGTATGGATGAGCAGTTCTAACCTTCACACATGCAGATTAGCCATGCTTTCATAGTGGCACATGAAGAACATTTGCGCTGGATTGCCCAGGGTAATCCCAAAGTCTGCCCAGACTGGAAGAGATGCCAAGAAACATGATAGCCTTTAAGCCTTCCATTCATTATTGACAGATTTTGTATGACACTTTAAGCGCCTTGACACCTTGGCAAGTTATACAGTTTGAAATAAAGGTTAATAAAGTAAACATATATTTGCCTGTTTATACATACAAATAATTTTTGTCAAGAAAAAAATGGTCCTGTGGGCTTCTCTTTTCACTTTTGTTCTGTTATTTTCTTTCCTAACAGATACGTTTCCTCCGATTCTCACTTATAAATGCGTTTAATTTgagttaaaatataaaatataataacattataatgacATAAATATATTGCACCAAGGGCTAGTTATTGATTCAGATGCCCAGATTAGATTCAGATTTACAAGCTGTCATTTCGATTTAGAAATCTTGATCCGAGTCGCTTCAGTGACTATAGATTAATACTGATATTTCTAAAAAGTAAACAATGAGCATTACTGTATTATGGTGGCAGAGAAAGCTCAGATGCACTAAGTTAAAAAACACATCCATATAGATAAACACTAACACACTGACATAACATTTTCATCAAGTTGACAGCGCACattttcacaacacatgcaaatacagaaatgcactacaAGCGCAGACCACAACAAAAATGTGCCAGGAGACTCCAAAAAGTGAAGTGACCTGGCCTCTTCCTGTTTACATTTAACAGTTAATTAAAGTTAATTGTGCTATTTTTCAgattaaaatatacaaacaagaaAGTACCGCATGACCAGgatatcaaaataaacattattattattctttttttaacagatattgcgatttcggtttgatttgcgatttcattttgtagtcaagcttcagctcaatattctgtatcgtagcATCTTACTTGTAAAATAAGTGTTAGTTAAAATAAGGAACTGAAAAGATTAACTAATtccaacttttattcaaatttgctcataaatatccaaaaatcaaacacaattttttttctagagcaaacagtagtgatTAATGGCGTTAGTTATCTCCCGGTGCCTTCATGATGTTatttcatatggtgtaacagctgcaaacaactctgaaattgtactttgctgttgctagctactaggTTGAGTGTCACTGACAGTAcgttcagttgactttttagcaagatacACCTCATAtagcctgtggtgctttttaagGTGCTGGTGGTTGTTTTTCTTCATGTGTGGCAACTATTCTGCAACAGCTTTTACAAATTATCTGTTTTtattcggtgtctgtgactttgaaaccaaaatattccaatATAACCgatatgctgtttttctttgatatgaattcgtctgttaatgcttctgaagcagcaaatgccatcatcccacttgtccacccttgcctgtttgtttgttttattgtggtcttTCCACATTGttcagttgcgcaattctgattgggcagaacgaaagtgtcaattggctagtaagactatcacacacagacgattgtcacacatttgctcttggtgggggaaattatataaagtatataatatatatttcatatcgcagcctcttgtgattagctaattgcaatgtTTCAAATCACGATAATAGCACAGGCCTACGACACACCACTTACTCTAATCAGAGTACTCTAAACAAACTCTAACGTACTCTAAACAAAGTTAAAAGCTATTTCTTTgccacatattttatttaatgtgtcaaaaataacgtCTGTCAATctacaatttaaatatttatttattttttaaatatttagcagtAAAATATAAAGCAGTTTAGAAAAtatgcaggtattttattgcaaaaaaaaggtAACTGACTTGCCAAACTGATGGTTAACTAcaaaacatcacttcatttttttcGTTGTGTTGtgctagggctgggtgatattgctaaataaattatcacgatatcataAAAACGTAAAAAGCACTGCAATGCTTgaatgcactgtgtttgtctgaggaaATTAGTTTGCCGTTattacagaaatgtgtatattccatacaaagtgtgaagcagattggttagttctacttgcatgaattgtGGTGCCCTCGCAACATTCAAAAAAGATGAGATGTTTTCAATTAGGTGCACCTGGAAAATGCACGCATCAGTCCCATATGCTTCCATTGGAAGttacaaacttacaccctaagcttattggcattgcttccaagacGAGCACTCAGCAGCctcattttaaaaaaactatagtGCTACATACTGAATCTTTTTTctaatcgatattgacaatggtgttcggtcaataaatatcgatactgatTTTATCGCTCAGCCCACGTTGTACATGTTGTACCCATGTAAATGTCTGTTTCCAAGGCGTTAGAAACAGACGTAATCTTATAGCTCCCTAATTTGATGTTGCCGTCATGTTGCTATCTTTTTGATTTACTGGTTTTTaccaggttacagaaaaaattcacATCCtcacaattagggctgcacgattaatcgaaaaaagatttcGATCTCTATTCTGCCCTACacgcgatcttaattcagcttttgtacgattcagccaattatattcacg
Above is a genomic segment from Danio aesculapii chromosome 20, fDanAes4.1, whole genome shotgun sequence containing:
- the LOC130247965 gene encoding AT-rich interactive domain-containing protein 1B-like translates to MGSRYEHSNFGPASNNNNNNNSGGGSASQSGSSSVSEFNNYYGNGRGGPCFDQHGGQQSPRTALIHQAPGNMDQVQNSHEGYHNNPYNHYPNYRPGYGGAGYGMMSPSRQGNMMGPGTNSPTAAAASHGKAAMASTTPAPGANVGGFQRFPGQNQQHPSGATPTLNQLLTSPSPMMRGYGGGYQDYSNQPSQQQQSGMGLGKDMSSPYSPAASHSWAAQQRNHPAMSPGNNGNSRAQVATMDPMTMKRSQMYGMGNSPYSQQGGTYAGQPYGSPTAHRYPMGMQGRGQVGIGGMQYPQQQMPAQYGPQGMGGYCQQGQPPYFSPPPTTVCGPLSTPMPQRAPTQQVSIEAT